CGTTTAACTTGTCTGGTTTATTTAAGGTTATTTCAGCTATTTCCTTTTCTGTTTCATAGGTAACAAATTTATAGCTCATACAATATGACCCCTTTCCTTAAATTAAATTTAAATTTTCTCTCGCAAGCGCCAAAGATTTGCTTTTCCTCCTTTCCTCGTCAATTAAGATACCGCTTGTTCTATTGTAATAACGACTGGTTATTCAATCCCGGTTGCATAAGTTCCCCTTATGCCAAGCCGGTCAACTTTTTCCACAAGCCTTATTACATCAACATCCTTTTCAGTTCAATGCTTTTGTATCAGTCCATCAATTCCCGCGTTTGGGGGATAGTAATACCATGCAAACTGCTTTAACGTCACTATTTCGGTGCCCACTATTTCGGTGCCTGGTAAATTAAATGAGCCGATAAATGGGTACGCATAAGAAATAATAACCTCTGGCTTGATGATAGCGCTGATATTCAATAAGTTCTGCATTGAAGTGCCAAGAAAAATCATTATTAAAGGATGATATTTCTCTCTTAATGTTTCCATTTCCGGAAAATATTCACTGTCATTTGGGTGAAAAATCGTCGCCAGTGAAGACTGGATAAAAAATACTAAAGGTTGATTGGCGACATGTTTGGAATATTCAGCGTATATACAGAGGTCTCTTTTTATTCTAAAAGAATCCCCTATCTCCATTGATATTACAGAATTACCAGGAGTACATAACCGTTTTGCGATAAAAGGAGTCGTGAGAATCTTTGCCTCCGTCTTTCTTTGTATCTCTGTAACTAACTTTTTGTCGAAATGATCAACATGCTCATGGGTTACGATAATTAAACTGAGGTCACTAAAACGATCAGGATCAACCTCTACGGGATCGAAGAGAATTGTTTGTGATCCAACTTTTACAATAACCGTTGAATAAACATTAAGCAGCGAGATGGCAATATTATCTTTTCCCATTATATAAATACCGCTAACTGATCTTTAACAGTTGCCAAAAAATAGTTTAGCTATTCTGTATAGATAAG
The window above is part of the Syntrophales bacterium genome. Proteins encoded here:
- a CDS encoding MBL fold metallo-hydrolase, which codes for MGKDNIAISLLNVYSTVIVKVGSQTILFDPVEVDPDRFSDLSLIIVTHEHVDHFDKKLVTEIQRKTEAKILTTPFIAKRLCTPGNSVISMEIGDSFRIKRDLCIYAEYSKHVANQPLVFFIQSSLATIFHPNDSEYFPEMETLREKYHPLIMIFLGTSMQNLLNISAIIKPEVIISYAYPFIGSFNLPGTEIVGTEIVTLKQFAWYYYPPNAGIDGLIQKH